The genome window AAAATTTCCCATAAGAGCTATTATTTTTGCTCCATAAACCATAGCTTGAGAAAGCTTTCCAAGAGCAACAGCACCTTTAGGAAGAATTACATAGGCATCCATTCCTGCCCTTGCTGCATAAGCTGCTGCTGAGGCTGATGTATTTCCGGTAGAAGCACATATTACAGCTGTTTTTCCTGCTTCTTTTGCCTTTGATATAGCAAGGGTCATACCTCTATCTTTAAAAGAACCTGTTGGATTAAGTCCTTCATATTTAAGGTATATTTTAAGGTCTAAATCTGGGGCTATTTTTTTAGCAAGATTTGGGGCTTCTATTAATGGAGTATTACCTTCGTGGAGTGTAACTATGGGGGTTTTGTCTGTAACAGGTAGATATTCTTTATAAGCTTTGATAATTCCTTCCCATTTACACAAGCCCAAATTTTATAATCCTCCAGAAATTATTAGAGTGATTATTATATCATTTTCCAGTTTCTTCTAAATTCATCTCTTTATAAAGCTCTTCTGTTATAGGTCCCTCTGCTTTCCTGTTTATAAACTGCTGAACTATAGGGTCTGGATTGTTCTTGATTTCTTCAGGTGTTCCAATCGCGTAAATTTTTCCTTTATGTATCATTGCTATTCTGTCTGCTATTCCAAATGCACTATCAAGGTCATGGGTAACCACTATAGAAGTTACTCCTATTTTATCCCTGAGCCCCATAATTAGTTTATCTATCATTGCACTTGTTACAGGGTCTAATCCAGAGGTTGGCTCATCATACATTATGATTTCAGGATTTGTGGATATTGCTCTGGCAAGGGATACCCTTTTCCTCATACCCCCAGAAAGTTCAGAAGGATAAAGTTCCTCAATTCCCTTAAGACCTACAAGTGCTAATTTTTCCTGTGCCAGTTTATAAATCTCTTTTGCAGGCATATTGGTGTTCTCCAGAAAGTAAAACCCAACGTTTTCCCAGACTTTTAAGCTATCAAAAAGAGCACCTTCCTGAAATAAATAACCCATTTTCTTCCTAAAATTTATAAGTTCTTTATCTGATAATTTTGTTATATCTGTTCCATCAACAATAATCTGGCCACTGGTTGGCTTCAAGAGACCAATAATATGTTTTATAGTGGTACTTTTTCCGCTACCACTACCACCCATAAGGACAAAAATCTCCCCTTCATAAACATCAAAGGATATACCTTTCAGGATAAGCCTGTCTCCAAACTTCTTAGTAAGGTTTTTTACCTGTATTTTCTTCTTTTTTGTCTGCATAATAGGTTATTTTACTATATTCTTGGCTATTGTTTTTACAGGAAAATTTCCATATAATATATATTCCTGAGCGAGAGTGGCGGAACTGGCAGACGCGAGGGACTTAAAATCCCTTGGCCGCAAGGCCGTGGGGGTTCGATTCCCCCCTCTCGCACCACTAAATCAAAGGTTTTACAAAATTTCTTAATTTTCCATATTCATAAAAATTCATCAAAAATTTTACAATCTGGTGGATATAAGGGGGACAAATATATCTCTTTATTTAATACCTATATTTTGAAAATCCTAAAACAAATCCAATGTCACGTTTTTAAAATGCGGTATTTTCGGGACACTTGTCATATTATTGATTTATTTTTATATTAAGCAAATAGAGATAAAGTTAAAGGATTTATCGGGACACAAATGAATAAAGAATTAATTTTAGAAAGAAAAAAGCTATTAGACAAATTAGGCGGAATTCCAGAGCCTGTAATAGAGAACAAAGAATGGCTTTATTTACTTGAGGAAGAAACAAGAAATTCAATCCTTATAGAGGGATACTTTATAGACCAGGAAGAATTAGAACAGATTTTAGCAGGGAATAAACCTATTTCCAAATCTCAAGAAGAAGCAATTAAGTATTTTAAAACAGCAAAATTTATATACGGTCTTGCCTATGAAAACTATAAATCAGATGAGTTTTTATTTGGTATTCCATTAATTAGACAAATAAATAAAGAACTTGGTTTTGATGGAGAGTTTAGAAAAGAAAAAATCAAAATAGCAGGAACAAAGTTTGAACCCCCAGAAAATTATATAGAAGAATGGGTAAGAGTTTATATTGATTACGTTTATAGCTTAAATAATGACTTTTTTAATAATTTGTCTGTATCACACGCATTTTTTGAAGAAATACACCCATTTAAAGATGGGAATGGCAGGACTGGAAGGATACTTTTAAACTACATATTGATTAGCAACGGATATCCATTAGTTATAATAAAGGGCACAGATAAAAGTAAGCAGATTTATTACAAAGGATTAGAGGAAATTGATAACCAGTTATCTAATTTGTTTACAGAATACAAAAATATACCCCCAGATAAACATAAAGTTTTAGAAAGGCTAAAAGAAACCAAAGCAAATACCTTAAAAAAACTAATACTTGAAGCGCTAAGAGAAAGTTTAGACAGATTAATAATTGCAAAATATGAAGAAAAAGGAGAAAAATTAGAACCAGTAGGTAAATTACTAAAAGATTTAGGATATTCTCCAGAAAGCACAAGGCAACTAATAAAACGGGGCAAAATCATAGCAGTAAAAATAAAAAAGACCTGGTATTCCACAAAAAATTTGGTTAAAAGGTTTTTAAAATAGACTAAAGCAGAGGGTATTAGTATGAAACTAAAAAACAAAAAAGTAAGAAAAATATAACTATCTCTAAGGAAGCAGAAAGAAAAGTAAAAGAACTGGCAAAAATAGAAAATAAATCCCAGAGCCAGCTTATAGAAGAGCTTATAGAGGAAGTTTACAAAGAAATAAAAATTAGAAGCCTTAAAAAGGATTGTTGAAAACAGGAAATACTTCAAAGGAATAGACCCAAATATAACTATACAAAAAATAAAGGAGCAGATGGGAAGTGAATTATAAAAAGGTGTTTGTAGATGCCAACGTAATTTTAGACCTGTTCTTATATGATAGGCCATATAGTGAATATTCAAAAAAATCCTTCTTTTATTTACAGAAAAATGATGTAGAGCTATTAACCAGTTGTGATTTAATAACTACCGTTTACTATGTATTAAAAAAGTATAATAAACAAAAAGCTTTAGAAAATCTTTCATACACTCTGAAATTAATGTATTTAATCCCATTTTCAAACTATGAAACCCAAAAGGCAATAGAATTGATGCAAAAATGAAGACTTGGAAGATACTATGCAATATGTCTTAGCACTGGAAAATGAATGCGATTTTTCATTTACCTGAAATCAAAAAAGTCACCACTAAAGACTTTGTTAAAAAACTTATTTAACTCCCTGAAGATGTAAATAATCATAAAAAGGTTTAAAATATATATTCATATTTTTATAACAACTTAAGAAACTCAGGAGGAAACATAAATGGGAATGACACTAACTGAAAAAATCCTCGCAGAACATGCAGGAAGAGATTATGTAGAACCAGGAGAACTGGTCACAGTTAAAGTTGACCTTGCAATAGCCAACGATATTACAGCACCACTTGCAATAAGGCAGCTTGAAAAATATGGAATAGATAAGGTTCACGACCCAGATAAAATAGCCCTTGTTATGGACCACTTTTTCCCTCCAAAAGATATTCTTTCAGCACAGCAGATAAAAATCTCCAGAGATTTTGCTAAAAAAATGGGAATAAAAAACTATTTTGAAGGGCAGGACTCTGGAGTTATGCACACAATCCTTCCAGAAAAAGGATTTATTGCCCCTGGAGATTTAGTAATGGGAGCTGACTCTCATACCTGCACATACGGAGCTCTTGGAGCATTTTCTACAGGTGTAGGCTCAACAGATATTGCATATATTTTTGCAACAGGCGAAACATGGCTTAAAGTTCCTGAAACTATGAAATTTACATTCTATGGAAAAAGACAAAAATGGGTAGGTGGAAAGGATTTTGTCCTTACCGTAATTGGAAAAATCGGCGTTGATGGTGCTTTATACAGAGCTATGGAATATCATGGAGAAGCTATAAAAGACCTGCCTGTAGAAGAAAGACTTACAATAACA of Persephonella sp. IF05-L8 contains these proteins:
- a CDS encoding ABC transporter ATP-binding protein yields the protein MQTKKKKIQVKNLTKKFGDRLILKGISFDVYEGEIFVLMGGSGSGKSTTIKHIIGLLKPTSGQIIVDGTDITKLSDKELINFRKKMGYLFQEGALFDSLKVWENVGFYFLENTNMPAKEIYKLAQEKLALVGLKGIEELYPSELSGGMRKRVSLARAISTNPEIIMYDEPTSGLDPVTSAMIDKLIMGLRDKIGVTSIVVTHDLDSAFGIADRIAMIHKGKIYAIGTPEEIKNNPDPIVQQFINRKAEGPITEELYKEMNLEETGK
- a CDS encoding Fic family protein translates to MNKELILERKKLLDKLGGIPEPVIENKEWLYLLEEETRNSILIEGYFIDQEELEQILAGNKPISKSQEEAIKYFKTAKFIYGLAYENYKSDEFLFGIPLIRQINKELGFDGEFRKEKIKIAGTKFEPPENYIEEWVRVYIDYVYSLNNDFFNNLSVSHAFFEEIHPFKDGNGRTGRILLNYILISNGYPLVIIKGTDKSKQIYYKGLEEIDNQLSNLFTEYKNIPPDKHKVLERLKETKANTLKKLILEALRESLDRLIIAKYEEKGEKLEPVGKLLKDLGYSPESTRQLIKRGKIIAVKIKKTWYSTKNLVKRFLK
- a CDS encoding PIN domain-containing protein, coding for MNYKKVFVDANVILDLFLYDRPYSEYSKKSFFYLQKNDVELLTSCDLITTVYYVLKKYNKQKALENLSYTLKLMYLIPFSNYETQKAIELMQK
- the leuC gene encoding 3-isopropylmalate dehydratase large subunit, coding for MGMTLTEKILAEHAGRDYVEPGELVTVKVDLAIANDITAPLAIRQLEKYGIDKVHDPDKIALVMDHFFPPKDILSAQQIKISRDFAKKMGIKNYFEGQDSGVMHTILPEKGFIAPGDLVMGADSHTCTYGALGAFSTGVGSTDIAYIFATGETWLKVPETMKFTFYGKRQKWVGGKDFVLTVIGKIGVDGALYRAMEYHGEAIKDLPVEERLTITNMAIEAGGKNAIMEADEKVLEWLKDKTKKPLRMIKADPDAKYCCEYEFDASKIEPVVAAPNLPSNVKPVSEVAGKPINQVFIGSCTNGRITDLRIAAQILKGRKVHPDVRCIVIPASDRTYKQALHEGLLEILADAGCLISTSTCGPCLGGHMGILAEGEVCVSTSNRNFTGRMGHPNSEVYLAGPAVAAASAVLGRIAHPEEVVGTKAEVNV